CTGGAAAACCGGGTCGGGGTCGAACTCGACTGCGGCGGCGAGCGGCTGGTCGCCACCGTGGTGCGGCAGGCCGCCGAGGAGTTGGGCGTGCGGACCGGCGCCGAGATCTACGCGGTGATCAAGGCGTCGGCCTTCAGACGGTTGTATTGAGGCATGATCTATATCATTCAGAACGACCCGCGTGTCCCCGCCGGCATCTACGGCCGGCACCTGCAGGACAGGGATATCCCCCAGCGCACGGTTCACCTCTACGCCGGTGAATCGTTGCCTCCCCTGACCGAGGTGTCGGCGTTCATCGTCCTCGGCGGCTACATGGGGGTGCATGATGAAGAGGAGTACCCCTTCCTGCGGCAGCTCAAGGCGTTCATGCGCCGGGCGGTCGAGGCCGGCACGCCGCTCCTCGGCATCTGTCTCGGCGGCCAACTACTGGCCCAGGTCCTCGGCGGCGAGGTGTTCAGCCGTCACCGCGGCGAGAAGGGTCTGCAGGAAATCCACCTGACCTCCGTCGGGCAGGACGACCCCCTCTTCGCCGGCCTGCCGCCAGCCTTCGCCGCCTTCGAGTGGCACAACGAC
This is a stretch of genomic DNA from Desulfuromonadales bacterium. It encodes these proteins:
- a CDS encoding type 1 glutamine amidotransferase, which produces MIYIIQNDPRVPAGIYGRHLQDRDIPQRTVHLYAGESLPPLTEVSAFIVLGGYMGVHDEEEYPFLRQLKAFMRRAVEAGTPLLGICLGGQLLAQVLGGEVFSRHRGEKGLQEIHLTSVGQDDPLFAGLPPAFAAFEWHNDSFEVPSAAVHLAASAACPGQAFRYRNAWGVQFHPEVDREIVSAWSAVVDPAGGYATEFAADEAAHRAMAQRLLKNFLDVAQTAKAQRLLSPARCTR